In Caproicibacterium amylolyticum, a genomic segment contains:
- a CDS encoding DUF4430 domain-containing protein — protein MKKRFGFNRFIASCMAVLMIFSMLPVSAFAAEQQTPLGKVRVIVENTVYSKADGASWDGTLVDKEVDIHADSTMMSAAKEAIESSGFTQKGAESNYISSINGLAAFDGGRMSGWMGTLNDWFTNAGFGNFTVAAGTLQAGDEICLMYTKKFGEDVGGSWGNTDKSLKALNVSVGTLSPAFSPKTKAYTLTLPAGTSVVKVVPTAANKNFQVRVSVDGTEYKRSAQIPVQDGTEIKVKCGDPSWSSMNSANDIPAEEYTIAVKIEKKNTAPY, from the coding sequence ATGAAAAAGAGATTTGGATTTAACAGGTTCATTGCATCCTGCATGGCGGTGCTGATGATTTTCAGCATGTTGCCGGTTTCTGCGTTTGCTGCAGAGCAACAAACTCCACTTGGTAAGGTTCGCGTGATTGTTGAAAATACAGTGTACTCAAAAGCAGATGGAGCCTCGTGGGATGGTACGTTGGTGGATAAAGAAGTAGATATTCATGCGGATTCCACTATGATGAGTGCGGCAAAAGAAGCAATCGAAAGCAGCGGCTTTACGCAGAAGGGAGCTGAAAGTAATTATATTTCTTCAATTAACGGATTAGCTGCATTTGACGGCGGTAGAATGAGCGGCTGGATGGGAACTTTAAACGATTGGTTTACAAATGCGGGTTTTGGAAATTTTACAGTCGCTGCCGGAACATTGCAGGCAGGTGATGAAATATGTTTGATGTATACAAAAAAGTTTGGGGAAGATGTCGGTGGTTCTTGGGGAAATACTGATAAATCACTCAAAGCATTGAATGTTTCAGTGGGTACGCTTTCTCCAGCTTTTTCACCGAAGACAAAAGCATATACGTTAACGCTTCCTGCTGGTACTAGCGTGGTCAAAGTTGTACCGACAGCAGCAAACAAGAACTTTCAGGTACGTGTAAGCGTTGATGGTACAGAATATAAACGTTCTGCCCAGATACCGGTCCAGGATGGTACAGAAATCAAAGTTAAATGTGGAGATCCCAGTTGGTCATCTATGAATTCCGCAAATGACATCCCTGCAGAAGAATATACGATTGCAGTTAAAATAGAGAAGAAAAACACTGCACCGTACTGA
- a CDS encoding Crp/Fnr family transcriptional regulator, producing MYETCLSFWDTLSDAQKESIHREAELIEVPVGARNPFGKEKNYQMLAVIKGRIRVYMLAEDGKEVTFYRMVPDSLCSFMLKDCLSEDGQIGIMLQAESNSEILCIPVQLHEALLTESAAYLKEQMESERDCCRKITGVVNDILSKRLDSRIAKLLLEESSFCGTNQLKITHEEIACHLGSAREVVTRILKDLQKRQMLILHRGAVVITDREKLKKLI from the coding sequence ATGTATGAGACCTGTTTATCCTTTTGGGATACACTTTCGGATGCACAAAAGGAAAGTATTCACCGTGAGGCGGAACTCATAGAAGTACCGGTGGGTGCTCGGAATCCATTTGGAAAAGAAAAGAATTATCAAATGCTGGCCGTGATAAAAGGGCGCATTCGTGTTTATATGCTTGCCGAGGATGGCAAGGAAGTGACTTTTTATCGTATGGTTCCGGATTCCCTCTGTTCGTTTATGCTGAAAGATTGCCTGAGTGAAGACGGACAGATTGGAATTATGCTGCAGGCCGAAAGTAATTCTGAAATCTTGTGTATTCCGGTGCAGCTGCATGAAGCCCTGCTTACAGAATCAGCGGCCTATTTAAAGGAACAGATGGAATCTGAGCGCGACTGTTGCAGAAAGATTACTGGTGTTGTGAATGATATCCTTTCTAAGCGGTTGGACAGCCGCATCGCCAAGCTGCTGTTGGAAGAAAGCAGCTTTTGCGGAACAAATCAACTGAAAATAACACATGAAGAAATTGCCTGTCATCTGGGCAGTGCGCGAGAAGTTGTTACACGAATTTTAAAGGATCTGCAGAAACGGCAGATGTTGATTTTGCATCGTGGGGCAGTTGTGATTACTGATAGAGAAAAGTTGAAAAAACTGATATAG
- a CDS encoding ECF transporter S component has translation MAEKFQIKKSSIASAVCIAAVILLLIFGGRVFGNQQYYAVSLMVILLSMVPFFLAFESRKPQAREVVTLAVMCALAVASRAVFIWLPHFKPMTAIIMIAGAAFGAEAGFLTGAVSAFVSNFLFGQGPWTPWQMLAFGIAGFLVGLLCNKGILSKKRIPLSIFGGIAVLVLIGPILDTSTLFMTAASVTQESAAAVYLSGLPVNAVHALATFLTLLLVSQPLFEKLDRIKLKYGIMEADREV, from the coding sequence ATGGCGGAGAAATTTCAAATAAAAAAAAGCAGCATTGCTTCTGCCGTTTGCATTGCCGCTGTTATTTTGCTTTTGATATTCGGCGGGCGAGTGTTCGGAAACCAGCAGTATTACGCAGTTAGTCTGATGGTTATTCTACTGTCAATGGTTCCATTCTTTCTGGCGTTTGAAAGCAGAAAGCCGCAGGCACGGGAAGTGGTTACGCTGGCGGTTATGTGTGCGCTGGCGGTTGCTTCACGGGCAGTATTTATCTGGCTGCCGCATTTTAAGCCAATGACGGCAATTATTATGATTGCTGGTGCCGCATTTGGAGCGGAGGCTGGATTCCTGACCGGTGCGGTTTCTGCGTTTGTTTCAAATTTCCTTTTTGGGCAGGGACCATGGACTCCGTGGCAGATGTTGGCATTCGGCATCGCCGGATTTTTGGTTGGTCTGCTCTGCAACAAGGGAATTCTCAGCAAAAAACGAATCCCGCTGTCCATTTTTGGCGGTATTGCTGTGCTGGTGTTGATTGGACCAATTCTGGACACCAGTACACTCTTTATGACAGCGGCCTCTGTTACGCAAGAAAGCGCGGCGGCAGTTTATCTTTCCGGTCTCCCGGTCAACGCAGTCCATGCACTTGCAACTTTTTTAACACTGCTGTTGGTATCACAGCCTCTGTTTGAAAAGTTGGACCGCATAAAACTGAAGTATGGCATCATGGAGGCAGACCGTGAAGTTTGA
- a CDS encoding energy-coupling factor transporter transmembrane component T: protein MNEPFSAYHPAVNFIFFTSAVLSAMFLLHPCFLCISAGMALLYYVLLTGIRGVKFLFSATALAVFITLLNPLFNTNGNTVLFRLWDSRPYTWEALTYGFVAGAVFLSVILWFACYNRIMTSDKFIYLFGRLVPAVSLVLTMVLRLIPNYQRSAQKISNARKCIGKFNTAGTTVQKLKNSMAELSALTSSALENSILSADSMKSRGYGCAERTAFSQYNWCAADRIFLLIIFVTIMLVIFCGQESTASFLGGPPAAAAVPDVPLLAGAVSYALLLFLPSFIHIKEELQWKYLRSKI, encoded by the coding sequence ATGAATGAACCTTTTTCAGCCTATCATCCGGCTGTAAATTTTATATTTTTCACGTCTGCAGTACTGTCTGCAATGTTTCTGCTGCATCCCTGTTTTTTATGCATTTCAGCGGGTATGGCTTTGCTCTATTATGTGCTGCTAACCGGAATCCGCGGTGTGAAGTTCCTGTTCTCAGCAACAGCATTGGCAGTTTTCATTACACTGCTGAATCCGCTGTTTAATACGAACGGCAATACAGTACTTTTTAGGCTTTGGGACAGCAGGCCATACACATGGGAGGCGCTGACCTATGGCTTTGTTGCCGGTGCGGTATTCCTTTCGGTTATTCTCTGGTTTGCCTGCTATAATCGCATTATGACAAGCGATAAGTTTATTTATTTGTTTGGCCGCCTGGTACCTGCCGTTTCGCTGGTGCTTACAATGGTGTTGCGCTTGATCCCAAATTACCAAAGGTCGGCACAGAAAATTTCTAATGCCAGAAAATGTATTGGCAAATTTAATACAGCCGGAACGACTGTGCAAAAGCTGAAAAACAGCATGGCAGAGCTTTCTGCACTTACTTCTTCAGCATTGGAAAATTCGATTCTTTCGGCAGATTCGATGAAAAGCCGGGGATACGGCTGTGCAGAGCGTACGGCGTTTTCTCAATATAACTGGTGTGCAGCAGACAGAATTTTTTTACTGATAATTTTTGTAACAATCATGCTTGTGATTTTCTGCGGACAGGAAAGCACAGCATCTTTTTTGGGCGGTCCGCCGGCAGCCGCTGCGGTACCGGATGTTCCTTTACTGGCAGGTGCGGTAAGTTATGCACTGCTACTATTTCTTCCTTCATTTATTCATATTAAAGAGGAACTGCAATGGAAATATTTAAGATCGAAAATTTGA
- a CDS encoding ABC transporter ATP-binding protein → MEIFKIENLSFAYPVSGREALHQVSLSISQGEYLVLCGKSGSGKTTLLRHLKSVLAPHGKKSGHVLFCGQELEAVTLRNQSSKIGFVMQNPENQIVTDKVWHELAFGLESLGTDQSVMRLRVAEMASYFGIQSWFHRDVRELSGGQKQLLNLASIMAMQPQVLILDEPTSQLDPIAAADFLNTVCKINRELGTTVILSEHRLENIFPNADRVVVMEQGKVLADGNPRSIGQKLAREHSDLFVSLPAPMQIYYGVQKSTLPCPLTVREGRNWLSESFHGETPKITRIDKPNAEQETAAGVLEMKDVWFRYEKDAPDILKGVSLQVPANSLFAIVGGNGTGKSTTLKAACGICKPYRGRIKIFGKPLKKYKTTELFQNCLAMLPQDPQCLFVKKTVKEDLWEMLAEENLPQQEKETLIQTVVSQCGIANLLESHPYDLSGGEQQKAALAKVLLCRPKILLLDEPTKGIDNFYKIQLARIFQMLKETGTTIIMVTHDVEFCAQYADSVSMFFDGAVLTTSAPRNFFVQNSFYTTAANRMSRHLFENAVTNEDVIELWRRNFK, encoded by the coding sequence ATGGAAATATTTAAGATCGAAAATTTGAGTTTTGCTTACCCAGTATCCGGCAGGGAAGCACTGCATCAGGTGAGCCTTTCAATTTCGCAGGGAGAGTATCTTGTGCTTTGCGGAAAAAGTGGCAGCGGAAAAACGACTCTGCTGCGTCACTTGAAATCTGTTTTAGCACCACATGGAAAGAAAAGCGGTCACGTCCTTTTTTGTGGACAGGAACTGGAAGCGGTCACTCTGCGCAATCAAAGCAGCAAAATTGGCTTTGTCATGCAGAATCCGGAAAATCAGATTGTAACAGATAAAGTTTGGCATGAATTGGCTTTTGGGTTGGAAAGCCTCGGCACTGACCAAAGTGTCATGCGTCTGCGTGTGGCGGAAATGGCAAGCTACTTTGGCATACAGTCCTGGTTTCACAGGGATGTGCGGGAACTTTCCGGCGGACAGAAGCAGCTGCTGAATTTAGCGTCTATTATGGCAATGCAGCCGCAGGTGCTGATTCTGGACGAGCCAACCAGTCAGCTTGACCCAATTGCAGCTGCTGATTTTTTGAATACAGTCTGCAAAATCAATCGTGAGCTTGGCACAACGGTGATTCTTTCGGAACATAGGCTGGAGAACATTTTTCCCAATGCTGACCGTGTGGTGGTGATGGAGCAGGGCAAAGTGTTGGCAGATGGGAATCCACGCAGTATCGGGCAAAAGCTGGCAAGAGAGCACAGCGACCTGTTTGTTTCACTGCCAGCGCCTATGCAGATTTATTATGGTGTTCAAAAAAGCACTTTGCCGTGTCCGCTGACGGTTCGGGAAGGTCGGAATTGGCTTTCTGAAAGTTTCCATGGAGAAACCCCGAAGATAACCAGAATCGATAAGCCTAACGCAGAACAAGAAACTGCTGCAGGTGTGCTGGAAATGAAAGATGTTTGGTTCCGCTATGAAAAGGACGCTCCGGACATACTCAAAGGAGTATCTTTACAGGTGCCAGCGAACAGCCTGTTTGCAATCGTCGGCGGTAACGGCACCGGAAAATCTACAACTCTGAAAGCGGCCTGTGGTATTTGCAAACCGTATCGCGGGAGAATCAAGATTTTCGGAAAGCCACTGAAAAAATACAAAACCACAGAACTTTTTCAAAACTGCCTTGCCATGCTTCCACAGGACCCGCAGTGCCTTTTTGTTAAAAAGACTGTAAAAGAAGACCTTTGGGAAATGCTTGCAGAGGAAAATTTGCCGCAGCAGGAAAAAGAAACATTGATTCAAACGGTTGTTTCCCAATGCGGTATTGCGAATCTATTGGAATCCCACCCCTATGATCTTTCAGGCGGGGAGCAGCAGAAAGCTGCTTTGGCAAAGGTTCTGCTCTGCCGGCCTAAAATACTGCTGCTTGACGAACCGACAAAGGGTATCGACAATTTTTATAAAATACAGCTTGCACGGATTTTTCAGATGCTGAAAGAAACCGGTACGACGATTATTATGGTTACACACGATGTCGAATTCTGTGCGCAGTATGCGGACAGCGTTTCCATGTTCTTTGACGGTGCGGTTTTAACTACCAGTGCGCCGAGAAACTTTTTTGTGCAGAACAGCTTTTATACGACGGCTGCCAACCGGATGAGCCGTCATCTGTTTGAAAATGCAGTAACCAATGAGGATGTGATAGAGTTATGGCGGAGAAATTTCAAATAA
- a CDS encoding energy-coupling factor transporter transmembrane component T — MKFDSFHPAVNFLFFTAIFAFTVSSNHPVFVLISWICAFLFSLQLNGTRALVFNIVLIPCIGLFAAFYASFTHFGVTTLSINWIGNRITAESLLYGSIVGLTAAAVLMWISCFHATVPSDKIIYLFGRVAPKFSLLLSICLRLVPRIKAEESSINAAQCGIGRGKCQGSFFFRMRHAFREISILISWTLENFIQVSDSMKSRGFTLKKRTACSIYRFDNRDRIFVIFLCALITGAAAAAMFDQMQIQYDPQIVWNDITPISILFYVLYSLLCLLPAIVQAVTQIHFRLQESNV, encoded by the coding sequence GTGAAGTTTGATTCGTTCCATCCGGCTGTCAACTTTTTGTTTTTCACAGCCATTTTCGCGTTTACTGTCAGTTCTAATCATCCAGTATTCGTACTGATTTCGTGGATTTGCGCATTTCTGTTTTCGCTTCAGTTAAACGGAACACGGGCATTGGTGTTTAATATCGTTTTAATACCGTGTATTGGCTTATTTGCGGCATTTTATGCCTCGTTCACTCATTTTGGAGTTACCACTTTGTCTATTAATTGGATAGGAAATCGTATTACAGCAGAATCACTGCTGTATGGCAGCATAGTTGGTTTGACAGCAGCGGCTGTACTAATGTGGATTTCCTGCTTTCATGCTACTGTACCGTCTGATAAAATCATCTATTTGTTTGGGCGTGTGGCACCAAAATTTTCACTGCTTCTGTCCATCTGTCTGCGTCTGGTTCCGCGTATAAAAGCAGAAGAAAGCAGCATTAACGCAGCACAGTGCGGCATTGGCAGAGGAAAATGTCAGGGCAGCTTTTTCTTTCGGATGCGGCATGCTTTTCGGGAAATTTCAATTTTGATATCGTGGACACTGGAAAATTTTATTCAAGTATCCGATTCAATGAAAAGCAGGGGCTTCACACTAAAAAAGCGGACAGCCTGTTCCATTTATCGCTTTGACAACCGAGACCGTATTTTTGTGATTTTTCTCTGCGCGCTGATTACAGGAGCAGCGGCGGCAGCCATGTTTGACCAAATGCAAATTCAATATGACCCACAAATCGTATGGAATGATATTACACCGATATCCATTCTCTTTTATGTACTGTACAGTTTACTGTGCCTACTGCCTGCGATTGTGCAGGCAGTTACGCAGATACATTTTCGTTTGCAAGAATCCAATGTATGA
- a CDS encoding prenyltransferase/squalene oxidase repeat-containing protein: MTYNVSVNGEEPAAVETNKDGIYQLTPKSTGTYTLYFTANDGKTNSADGFTVTLNINDKAVPQPTNHPPVLQVSAQSAQSIVLGNGFSLDLSRVFTDVDGDALTYKVSVNGAAYVPAEKAYSFKPTEQGRTILRFQANDGTADSTDIYQVTLQTTSSDKVSQAYAATGNYLYNTVSNPTVGSVGGEWAVIGLARSGFAVNSAYYNKYVSNVINALQSGNGTIGSDQCTDYARVTLALTAIGYNVKNVAGYNLLEHFSDYNKDIHQGINGPVWALIALDSHSYAIPKATAGKMQATRENLVEAVLDAQLPDGGWAFFGSQADPDMTGMALQALAPYYNNKISLRMENRLVSTDSLTVRIKNAVNKAVALLSEMQNTKGGFASWGTDNAESVAQVIVALTALQINPAEDKRFVKNENSLIDNLCSFAVEGGGFRHTTGDRVNEMATEQAYYALVAYQYYKNNQKPLYDMGDIPSDEQQPYKAVVILIDSIGDVTVDKAATVKAARTAYDKLSASAKEQVSNYQKLLDAEKKLAELMKNVEAVQKLIAEIGTVTLEKEQQIQRAVNAYNALSKEERQTVANYELLEKAELKFTQLKHVDSVVKLIDKIGTVTRTSLAQITAARTAYEKLDQLEKALVNNYVILTKAENTYSQYQHADKVAKLISAIGHVSKNSAGIIQAARVGYNALSAEEKTFVMNYGILLAAEKEFVRLQKQTIVVANGGLPQISAQYNATSTVQQAQRRTHSGSVTAKNMSKSVVAAQSVNPVISAISSLTASSNEHAVLAAYRQYSSLSAEQQRKVSNYAVLRAELKRLSEANHKDASTGIQLEGAAWNVKLSVQTISSDQMQKAKQDFGSNTLLSMYQLTLTDILTGKEVQSTENLTVAVPVPAGAEKYKKLAIGQYDDTGRVQYSRCTVKNGTAVWKTKNPHRFALLACAEESTAKLAVKAAAASTGVPNLACANMIVWIAVASLAAGVIIIIAVVKIRKRKVNE; encoded by the coding sequence TTGACTTATAATGTCAGCGTAAACGGCGAAGAACCTGCCGCAGTGGAAACTAATAAAGACGGCATTTATCAACTTACGCCAAAATCGACTGGAACTTATACACTGTATTTCACAGCAAATGATGGAAAGACAAATTCTGCGGATGGCTTTACAGTAACTTTAAATATAAATGACAAGGCTGTTCCGCAGCCGACGAATCATCCTCCTGTGCTGCAGGTAAGTGCGCAGTCAGCACAGAGTATTGTACTTGGCAACGGCTTTTCACTTGACCTTAGCCGCGTGTTTACAGATGTGGATGGGGATGCGCTGACTTACAAAGTCAGTGTTAACGGTGCCGCTTATGTTCCGGCGGAAAAGGCATACAGTTTCAAACCGACAGAGCAGGGACGCACCATTCTTCGTTTTCAGGCAAACGACGGAACAGCGGACAGCACCGATATTTATCAGGTAACTCTGCAAACAACCTCCAGTGATAAAGTTTCACAAGCTTATGCTGCAACCGGAAACTATCTGTACAATACCGTTTCAAATCCAACAGTTGGTTCTGTCGGCGGAGAGTGGGCAGTAATTGGCCTGGCACGTTCCGGCTTTGCAGTAAATTCCGCTTACTATAATAAATATGTTTCCAATGTAATTAATGCTCTGCAGAGTGGAAATGGGACAATCGGCAGTGACCAGTGTACAGACTATGCGCGCGTTACGTTGGCACTGACTGCTATTGGCTATAATGTCAAAAATGTTGCAGGTTATAATCTTTTGGAACACTTTTCGGATTATAATAAAGATATTCACCAGGGAATAAATGGCCCTGTCTGGGCACTGATTGCGCTCGATTCTCATAGCTATGCGATTCCAAAGGCTACTGCCGGCAAAATGCAGGCTACGCGTGAAAATTTGGTAGAAGCGGTTTTGGATGCACAGCTTCCCGATGGTGGATGGGCATTCTTCGGTAGTCAGGCAGACCCGGATATGACCGGTATGGCTCTGCAGGCGCTTGCACCGTACTACAATAACAAGATAAGCCTGCGTATGGAGAATCGGCTGGTTTCAACAGATTCTCTTACTGTTCGCATAAAAAATGCTGTCAATAAAGCGGTTGCATTGCTTTCTGAAATGCAAAATACAAAGGGTGGTTTTGCAAGTTGGGGAACAGATAACGCGGAGTCAGTTGCACAGGTTATTGTGGCACTGACGGCTTTGCAAATCAATCCTGCAGAAGATAAACGGTTTGTGAAAAATGAGAACAGCTTGATTGACAATCTTTGCTCATTTGCTGTGGAGGGCGGTGGTTTTCGGCATACCACAGGCGATCGTGTGAACGAAATGGCAACAGAGCAGGCGTACTACGCACTGGTTGCATATCAGTACTATAAAAATAATCAAAAACCACTGTACGACATGGGAGATATCCCTTCAGATGAACAGCAGCCTTACAAAGCAGTGGTTATCCTAATTGATAGTATTGGTGACGTAACCGTCGATAAGGCAGCAACTGTAAAGGCGGCAAGAACAGCGTATGATAAACTTTCTGCCTCTGCAAAGGAACAAGTCAGCAATTATCAAAAGCTGCTTGACGCTGAAAAAAAGCTGGCAGAATTGATGAAAAATGTAGAAGCTGTGCAAAAACTGATTGCTGAGATTGGAACCGTTACTTTGGAAAAGGAGCAACAGATTCAGCGGGCTGTGAATGCCTATAATGCACTTTCAAAGGAAGAACGGCAGACTGTAGCAAATTATGAATTGCTGGAAAAGGCAGAATTAAAGTTCACGCAATTAAAACATGTAGACAGTGTTGTCAAACTCATTGATAAGATAGGAACAGTCACTAGAACCAGTTTGGCACAAATAACGGCAGCCCGTACCGCTTATGAAAAACTGGATCAGCTTGAAAAAGCATTGGTAAACAATTACGTAATTCTGACCAAAGCGGAAAACACTTACAGCCAATATCAGCATGCTGACAAAGTTGCAAAGCTGATTTCCGCGATTGGACATGTTTCTAAGAATAGCGCGGGAATCATTCAAGCCGCACGGGTAGGCTACAATGCACTTTCTGCAGAGGAAAAAACATTCGTAATGAATTATGGAATTTTGCTTGCGGCGGAAAAAGAATTTGTACGACTGCAAAAGCAGACGATTGTTGTTGCTAACGGTGGCTTACCGCAGATTTCAGCACAGTATAATGCCACTAGTACCGTACAGCAGGCACAAAGGAGAACACACAGCGGTTCGGTTACTGCAAAGAATATGTCAAAATCTGTTGTGGCAGCACAAAGTGTAAATCCGGTCATTTCTGCAATCAGCAGCTTGACTGCAAGTTCCAATGAGCACGCAGTTTTGGCAGCCTATCGGCAGTACAGTTCGCTTTCTGCAGAACAGCAAAGAAAGGTTTCCAACTATGCTGTACTGCGGGCTGAACTGAAACGGTTGAGTGAAGCGAACCATAAAGATGCTTCCACCGGTATTCAGCTGGAGGGTGCTGCATGGAATGTGAAGCTGTCTGTTCAAACCATTTCAAGTGATCAGATGCAGAAAGCAAAGCAGGATTTTGGAAGCAACACACTGCTGAGCATGTATCAGCTTACTTTAACGGATATTCTCACCGGAAAAGAAGTACAGTCAACTGAAAACTTGACGGTGGCCGTTCCTGTGCCGGCGGGTGCAGAAAAGTACAAAAAATTGGCGATTGGCCAGTATGATGACACCGGCAGGGTGCAGTACAGCAGATGTACAGTGAAAAATGGCACAGCTGTGTGGAAAACGAAAAATCCGCATCGCTTTGCCCTGCTCGCTTGTGCAGAAGAATCTACTGCAAAGCTTGCTGTTAAGGCGGCTGCTGCTTCTACAGGAGTTCCCAACTTGGCTTGTGCAAATATGATCGTGTGGATAGCGGTTGCATCTCTGGCGGCAGGTGTTATAATCATAATTGCTGTAGTAAAAATTAGAAAACGGAAAGTAAATGAATAA